A region of Chloracidobacterium sp. DNA encodes the following proteins:
- a CDS encoding FAD-dependent oxidoreductase, whose amino-acid sequence MMRLNVHVPDANYHQNLISCQVACPVHTDARGYVRAIADARFEEAYLIARGPNPFASICGRICGAPCEIACRRGKIPKVNDDGMFVGQDRPIAIRALKRFACDQFGPEARPTSEVLDSIRNFIPPVAGDAEEMAALLRSATSSSLEKGDGEKIAIIGAGPAGLSAAHDLALMGFKPVVFEIEPVAAGMLAVGVPAYRLPRELIEKEVAVIEALGVEIRCGVKVGEDITFAELREDFAAVIIAVGAKSSRGLGLTGEDGPGVIGGVDLLRAVSLGDDLDMGREIVVIGGGNVAYDVARSVVRQIAFDTARTAARLSETANVHLISLEGAEEMPADTIEIVEGDEEGIKRSNGWGPTEVVRDEKGRVTGVAFRKCLRVYDEDRKFSPLYDDEEKKVIPCDTVLLAVGQAPALSFLEDGGQDVERMRGDWLKVDLATLQTTAQGVFVAGDLAHGTRLLIDAVASGKAAARSVYQYLTGNALEHELVKTHVILDRYRRERGYESIRRVEVPTIEPSERLAHPENVVEIGFSKEEAMREASRCLDCGVTPVFDGSRCVLCGGCADVCPTECLKLISLDNLEFDTDIGQMIDSSIGNDAELSKNSAILKDEDRCIRCALCAIRCPVDAISMERVTFSTNWSSV is encoded by the coding sequence ATGATGCGGCTCAACGTTCACGTCCCGGACGCGAACTACCATCAAAACCTGATCTCTTGCCAAGTGGCGTGTCCCGTTCATACGGACGCACGCGGTTATGTTCGGGCGATCGCGGATGCGCGGTTTGAAGAAGCATATTTAATAGCACGCGGTCCGAATCCTTTTGCCTCGATCTGCGGCCGCATCTGCGGAGCCCCTTGCGAGATCGCCTGCCGCCGCGGAAAAATCCCCAAAGTGAATGACGACGGAATGTTCGTCGGCCAGGACCGCCCAATCGCGATCCGTGCGCTGAAGCGTTTTGCATGTGATCAGTTCGGGCCGGAGGCGAGGCCGACGAGTGAAGTATTGGACTCGATCAGGAATTTTATCCCGCCCGTCGCCGGAGATGCTGAGGAAATGGCGGCTCTTTTGAGATCCGCGACCAGCAGTTCGCTCGAAAAAGGCGATGGCGAAAAGATCGCGATCATCGGAGCCGGCCCCGCAGGACTCTCAGCCGCGCATGACCTGGCGTTGATGGGATTCAAGCCGGTCGTCTTTGAGATCGAGCCTGTCGCAGCGGGAATGCTGGCCGTCGGCGTTCCGGCATATCGACTCCCGCGTGAACTGATCGAAAAGGAAGTCGCCGTCATCGAGGCACTCGGCGTCGAGATCCGTTGCGGAGTAAAAGTCGGTGAAGATATTACTTTTGCCGAGCTCCGCGAGGATTTCGCGGCGGTGATAATCGCGGTCGGTGCCAAATCATCACGCGGCCTCGGTTTGACCGGTGAGGACGGACCTGGCGTGATTGGCGGTGTCGATCTGCTCCGGGCGGTCTCACTCGGCGACGATCTCGACATGGGCCGTGAGATTGTGGTCATCGGCGGCGGAAATGTCGCATATGACGTCGCGAGGTCGGTCGTCCGCCAGATCGCTTTTGACACCGCACGCACGGCTGCGAGGCTTTCTGAGACGGCGAACGTTCACCTGATCTCGCTTGAAGGTGCGGAAGAAATGCCTGCGGACACGATCGAGATCGTTGAGGGCGACGAAGAGGGCATCAAGCGCAGCAACGGCTGGGGGCCGACAGAGGTCGTTCGGGATGAAAAAGGCAGAGTGACCGGCGTTGCCTTTAGAAAATGCCTCCGCGTCTACGACGAAGATCGAAAATTCTCACCGCTTTACGATGATGAGGAAAAGAAGGTAATTCCCTGCGACACCGTGCTTCTGGCTGTTGGCCAAGCACCGGCCCTTTCTTTTTTGGAGGACGGCGGACAAGACGTGGAAAGAATGCGAGGCGACTGGCTCAAGGTTGACCTCGCCACGCTGCAGACCACTGCCCAAGGGGTCTTTGTCGCCGGCGATCTCGCCCACGGAACGCGTTTGCTGATCGACGCCGTCGCGTCCGGCAAGGCAGCGGCGCGTTCCGTTTATCAATATCTGACCGGTAACGCACTCGAACATGAACTGGTTAAAACCCATGTGATTCTTGACCGATACCGTCGTGAACGCGGCTATGAATCGATCCGCCGAGTTGAAGTTCCGACCATCGAGCCCTCCGAACGACTCGCACATCCCGAGAACGTGGTTGAAATAGGTTTCAGCAAAGAAGAAGCGATGCGCGAGGCTTCGCGTTGTCTGGATTGCGGTGTCACTCCGGTTTTTGACGGCAGTCGGTGCGTACTGTGTGGCGGCTGTGCTGATGTTTGTCCGACCGAGTGTCTGAAGCTGATCTCGCTGGACAATCTCGAATTTGATACCGATATAGGACAAATGATCGATTCATCGATCGGCAACGATGCCGAACTGAGCAAAAACTCGGCGATCCTAAAAGACGAGGATCGCTGCATTCGGTGTGCTCTGTGTGCGATCCGCTGTCCGGTGGATGCTATCTCGATGGAACGAGTCACATTTTCAACAAATTGGAGTTCAGTATGA
- a CDS encoding Rieske 2Fe-2S domain-containing protein produces MTTHPSEKKSRFDPEPMPRRDFLGLAALGSMAAAFALSIFGMLKLPKAAVSASPAKKFNVALPDTLPEGEAFVPPGRNVAVFRDADGVFAISTVCTHLGCIVKTSSAGFDCPCHGSGFQKDGTVRKGPAPTPLPWLKVSKNGSVLTIDEEATVKTGTKV; encoded by the coding sequence ATGACGACACATCCAAGTGAAAAGAAATCACGTTTTGACCCGGAACCAATGCCCCGGCGGGATTTTCTTGGGCTTGCGGCCTTGGGATCGATGGCAGCGGCATTCGCTCTCTCGATCTTTGGGATGCTCAAGCTGCCAAAGGCAGCCGTGTCGGCTTCGCCGGCAAAGAAATTCAATGTTGCCCTGCCTGACACGCTGCCGGAGGGCGAAGCCTTCGTACCCCCGGGGCGAAACGTCGCGGTCTTTCGAGATGCCGATGGTGTCTTTGCGATCTCAACCGTTTGCACCCATTTAGGATGCATCGTGAAGACAAGCTCGGCCGGATTTGATTGTCCCTGTCACGGATCGGGCTTTCAAAAAGATGGAACGGTAAGGAAAGGGCCGGCTCCGACACCGCTGCCATGGCTGAAAGTCTCAAAAAATGGAAGCGTTCTCACCATTGACGAGGAAGCAACGGTAAAGACTGGAACAAAGGTGTAG
- a CDS encoding cytochrome b N-terminal domain-containing protein, translated as MKAEGYSALHEFWINLRGIPNHVYRAMFRGGPPKTDRTRSSFIFGNVFLHLHSVRTHLWSLRWSTTMGLGIMTTAAFLITLVTGILLMFYYKPYPDVAYQSIKDIHFIVPTGRFMRNIHRWAANVMVVAVILHMARAFYTASYRKPREFNWFIGWGLLVTTLGLSFTGYLLPWDQLAYWAITIGANIAQSPREITDALGITAWADIGGLQREILLGSDKVGEEALIRFYLLHVMILPLTLVMLMAVHFWRIRKDGGLAKPENADELVGQEAKEFYPVFTDAPTKTYHLAAVVKGKTPAVGSGPEHTVPSMPHLFYAELGVLMLTTLICVGLAFVSDAPLKELANPLVPENPAKAPWYFLGLQEIVSFSAFMGGIGIPMLCVIGLGLIPFLDREKEGTGEWFGGPGGWKLVKWSAVVGFAASIGVEAFAIHFGWLREWFPDIPQLFITFINPGTVLTAIYAAYSIWAVRKYNSTRAGALALFTCFLCGFIVLTMIGTYFRGPNWDFFWSPSDWGGH; from the coding sequence ATGAAGGCAGAAGGCTATTCAGCATTACACGAATTCTGGATCAATCTGCGGGGCATCCCGAATCACGTCTATCGGGCGATGTTTCGCGGCGGTCCGCCAAAGACCGATCGTACGCGGTCGTCGTTTATATTCGGCAACGTCTTCCTGCATCTTCATTCGGTCCGCACGCATCTCTGGAGCCTGCGTTGGAGCACGACCATGGGGCTCGGCATAATGACGACCGCTGCATTTCTGATAACTCTGGTCACCGGCATCCTGCTGATGTTCTATTACAAGCCGTATCCGGACGTTGCCTATCAATCGATCAAGGACATTCATTTCATCGTACCGACCGGCCGCTTTATGCGGAACATCCACCGCTGGGCGGCCAATGTAATGGTAGTCGCCGTGATACTGCACATGGCACGGGCGTTCTACACCGCCTCGTACCGAAAGCCGAGGGAATTCAACTGGTTCATCGGCTGGGGCTTGCTGGTCACGACCTTGGGCCTGTCATTTACGGGCTATCTGCTTCCTTGGGATCAACTCGCCTACTGGGCGATCACGATCGGCGCCAATATCGCGCAGAGTCCTCGAGAGATCACCGACGCACTTGGGATCACGGCTTGGGCAGATATCGGCGGCCTGCAGCGTGAAATATTGCTTGGGTCTGACAAGGTCGGCGAAGAGGCGTTGATCAGATTCTATCTGCTTCACGTAATGATCTTGCCACTGACTCTTGTTATGTTGATGGCGGTGCATTTCTGGCGAATACGCAAGGATGGTGGGCTCGCAAAACCGGAGAATGCCGATGAACTGGTTGGCCAGGAAGCCAAAGAATTCTATCCAGTCTTTACGGATGCTCCGACGAAAACATATCACCTAGCCGCCGTCGTGAAGGGCAAAACGCCTGCCGTCGGGAGCGGCCCGGAACACACGGTTCCGTCAATGCCGCACCTTTTCTACGCCGAGCTTGGTGTGCTGATGCTGACAACTCTCATCTGCGTCGGGTTGGCTTTCGTTTCTGATGCTCCCTTAAAGGAACTCGCAAATCCGCTCGTTCCTGAGAATCCGGCAAAAGCACCATGGTATTTTCTCGGGCTGCAGGAGATCGTATCGTTCTCGGCATTTATGGGCGGCATTGGTATTCCGATGCTGTGCGTGATCGGCTTGGGGCTGATCCCATTTCTTGACCGTGAAAAGGAAGGAACCGGCGAATGGTTCGGCGGGCCGGGCGGATGGAAGTTGGTGAAATGGTCGGCTGTCGTTGGATTTGCAGCTTCGATCGGTGTCGAGGCATTTGCTATACATTTCGGTTGGCTTCGCGAGTGGTTCCCGGATATTCCGCAGCTTTTCATCACGTTCATCAATCCCGGAACCGTCTTGACAGCGATCTACGCGGCTTATTCGATATGGGCTGTCCGAAAGTACAACTCAACCCGTGCCGGCGCTCTCGCTTTGTTCACCTGCTTCCTGTGCGGCTTCATTGTGCTGACCATGATCGGCACCTATTTCCGCGGCCCGAACTGGGACTTTTTCTGGTCGCCGTCAGATTGGGGAGGCCATTGA
- a CDS encoding c-type cytochrome, translating to MNKNKYLLMVSSIGVFLLLAAAAVSENFMKDWHGIQGNAKTTEGPIDLRLRQIVNPQLKVTDRCVTCHVGMASGEQITTDQKVGAAHKPVVHSPTEIGCTTCHGGQGQATEKDDAHGNVHFWTEPMLPAKYAYASCGTCHTPLNVPNLPTLDNARKTFERLDCYACHRLDGRGGTLRPGGNVTGMEGPDLSHVGLKGYNAEWYAAHLQKSQQATDAAWKTSFREVVEADRSALKIFLDTQMGAPKLIEAKAQFNTAGCAGCHTVGTFGGDAGVNLSLSGFKDPNQLNFSKVPGDHTLTNWVVQHFRSPASTVAGSQMPALGLSDSQIDLLTLYTLSLRRRTLPDVYLPKDRVRAMRFGEREFAKDGETIYTAVCSSCHAADGRGTRFPGLVPNPSITSPEFLQLASDDFLFQTIRNGRPGRPMLAWGDRVNGFNDDEVRAVIAYIRRLGGNVQAQPDAKPQLWATGDAALGATLFASNCSGCHGKNGVGADGPALNNKVFLSSVSDTFLVGTITRGRSGTVMQGFGDPSPIRRALTQAEVESIVVYIRSLSAK from the coding sequence ATGAACAAGAATAAATATCTGTTGATGGTTTCAAGTATCGGGGTTTTCCTGCTCCTCGCCGCCGCAGCCGTGTCCGAGAACTTCATGAAGGACTGGCACGGCATCCAGGGGAACGCTAAGACCACGGAAGGCCCGATCGATCTGCGGCTGCGGCAGATCGTGAATCCGCAACTCAAAGTCACGGACCGCTGTGTCACTTGTCATGTCGGGATGGCATCCGGCGAACAGATCACGACCGATCAAAAGGTAGGTGCAGCCCATAAGCCTGTCGTCCATTCCCCGACCGAGATCGGCTGCACGACCTGTCATGGTGGACAGGGACAAGCAACTGAGAAAGACGACGCTCACGGGAATGTTCACTTCTGGACCGAGCCGATGCTGCCCGCAAAGTATGCCTATGCGAGCTGCGGAACCTGTCACACGCCGCTCAATGTTCCAAATCTGCCAACTCTCGATAACGCCCGTAAGACGTTCGAAAGGCTCGACTGCTACGCGTGTCATCGCCTCGACGGCCGCGGCGGTACTCTGCGTCCGGGCGGCAATGTAACCGGCATGGAAGGCCCCGACCTATCCCATGTCGGACTCAAAGGCTACAACGCCGAATGGTATGCGGCTCACCTGCAAAAGTCTCAGCAGGCGACGGACGCGGCCTGGAAAACGTCATTTCGTGAGGTAGTCGAGGCAGACCGTTCGGCTCTGAAGATCTTTCTCGATACCCAAATGGGTGCACCGAAATTGATCGAAGCAAAGGCTCAGTTCAACACGGCCGGCTGTGCCGGATGCCACACCGTCGGAACATTTGGCGGCGATGCAGGCGTGAATCTATCGCTTTCTGGTTTCAAAGATCCCAACCAGCTTAACTTCTCAAAGGTTCCGGGCGATCACACTCTAACCAACTGGGTCGTCCAGCATTTCCGTTCACCTGCGTCCACGGTGGCGGGTTCGCAAATGCCCGCACTTGGCTTGTCTGATAGCCAGATCGACCTGCTGACGCTCTATACACTTTCGCTCAGACGGCGCACTTTGCCCGACGTTTATCTTCCGAAAGACCGCGTGCGGGCAATGCGTTTCGGCGAGCGCGAGTTTGCTAAGGACGGCGAGACCATTTACACCGCGGTGTGTTCAAGTTGTCATGCGGCAGACGGACGAGGAACCCGTTTCCCCGGCCTTGTTCCGAATCCGTCGATAACCAGTCCGGAGTTCCTGCAGCTCGCCTCTGATGATTTTCTCTTCCAGACAATACGGAATGGCCGGCCCGGACGGCCGATGCTGGCGTGGGGCGATCGTGTGAATGGTTTCAACGACGATGAGGTTCGAGCCGTCATCGCCTACATTCGCAGGCTCGGAGGTAACGTCCAAGCACAGCCCGATGCCAAGCCGCAGCTGTGGGCGACGGGTGACGCAGCTCTCGGAGCGACGCTCTTTGCTTCAAATTGTTCGGGCTGTCACGGAAAGAACGGCGTGGGCGCAGATGGCCCGGCGCTTAACAACAAAGTGTTTTTATCCAGTGTTTCGGACACCTTTCTGGTCGGGACGATCACACGGGGAAGGAGCGGGACTGTGATGCAAGGTTTCGGAGATCCGTCGCCGATCCGCAGAGCATTAACCCAAGCCGAGGTCGAGTCGATCGTGGTTTATATACGTTCATTGAGCGCAAAATAG
- a CDS encoding molybdopterin-dependent oxidoreductase, producing the protein MKKEISRREFMARITAAGFGALVASTTNAWGLEAITNPLAAYPNRDWEKVYRDLWAYDSRYTFTCAPNDTHNCLLNAHVRQGVITRIGPTMKYGEAVDLLGNGTSHRWDPRVCQKGLALTRRFYGDRRVNGTMVRAGYKKWYEAGFPRGSDGRPPEEYFQRARDEWVRMSHDEGAVIVAAALKNIAETYTGDEGKRKLKEQHYDEATIEATQGVGTQVMKFRGGMPLLGMTRVFGMYRMANSIALLDSHIRGVGPDKAMGPKGFDNYSWHTDLPPGHTMVTGQQTVEFDLNSVEQAKTVVVWGMNWITTKMPDAHWLTEARMKGTRVVVIACEYSATATKGDDVLVVRPGTTPALALGFANVIMQENLYDREYVQQWTDMPILVRMDTLKYLKAAEVFGGDPAVLKQTFIVKDGEKAPPPIKQTVQNVVPEKLRLEWGDYVFWDAKKNAAQPLTRDDVGRNSKAVDAMLEGFVEVTLADGSKVRCRPVFDLVKEYAAHFTPQTVEELTWAPAAAVQKLARHFAQDPGTTLFALGMGPNQFFNSDNKDRDVFLLASLTGNVGKIGGNVGSYAGNYRTALFNGAPQYINEDPFDIELDETKPARPKQYWRAESAHYYNHEDHPLRVGNALLTGKTHMPCPTKSLWFANANSILGNVKWHYNMVVNALPKIELIAVNEWWWSTSCEWADVVFGVDSWAELKHPDMTASVTNPFLLVFPKTPIPRIFNTIGDIEVYATVASKLADLTGDKRFNDYWKFVREDRTDVYLQRILDHSTNTKGYKFSDLHEKAINGVPAIINSRTTPKNVGYDQLVDATPWYTKSGRLEFYREEDEFIDAGENLPVHREPVDSTFYEPNIIISAPHEAMRPKTPEDYGVKRDDLSCETRCGRNVIYTWAEAKQTAHPLIKDDYKFIFHTPKFRHGSHTTPIDTDMNAMLFGPFGDIYRRDKRSPFVTEGYVDINPSDAQELGVNDGDYVWIDADPEDRPFRGWQKDKKNYAFARLLCRARYYPGTPRGVTRMWFNMYGATPGSQQGQQERKDGLAKNPRTNYQAMFRSGSHQSATRGWLKPTWMTDSLVRKGMFGQEMGKGFAADIHCPTGAPRESFIKITKAEPGGIGDEPLWRPTKLGIRPRNESDAMKRYIAGDFIGKK; encoded by the coding sequence ATGAAAAAAGAGATCTCAAGACGCGAATTTATGGCGAGGATCACTGCAGCCGGATTTGGGGCGCTGGTGGCATCAACAACAAATGCCTGGGGCCTCGAAGCAATAACAAATCCCCTGGCCGCGTATCCAAACCGTGATTGGGAAAAGGTCTATCGCGATCTGTGGGCCTACGACTCGCGTTATACCTTTACCTGCGCTCCAAACGACACCCACAACTGTTTGCTCAACGCGCATGTCCGTCAGGGTGTAATTACACGCATCGGCCCGACAATGAAATACGGCGAGGCCGTCGACCTATTAGGCAACGGCACTTCGCATCGGTGGGATCCGCGTGTTTGTCAGAAAGGACTCGCCTTGACACGTCGATTCTATGGCGACCGGCGCGTAAACGGAACGATGGTCCGAGCCGGCTACAAGAAATGGTACGAGGCCGGATTCCCTCGCGGTTCCGACGGGCGTCCACCCGAAGAATATTTCCAGCGTGCTCGCGATGAATGGGTGCGAATGTCACACGACGAAGGGGCCGTAATTGTGGCAGCTGCTCTGAAGAACATCGCCGAAACCTACACCGGCGATGAAGGTAAGCGAAAGCTAAAGGAACAGCATTACGATGAAGCGACGATCGAAGCCACGCAGGGTGTGGGTACGCAGGTCATGAAGTTTCGCGGAGGAATGCCGCTGCTTGGCATGACCCGTGTTTTCGGTATGTACCGAATGGCGAATTCGATCGCATTGCTCGATTCGCACATTCGCGGAGTCGGGCCGGACAAGGCGATGGGGCCCAAGGGCTTTGACAATTATTCATGGCATACCGATCTGCCTCCAGGCCACACGATGGTCACAGGCCAGCAGACGGTCGAATTCGATCTCAACTCGGTCGAGCAAGCAAAAACGGTTGTCGTCTGGGGAATGAACTGGATCACGACGAAGATGCCGGACGCGCACTGGCTGACCGAGGCTCGCATGAAAGGCACGCGAGTCGTCGTGATCGCCTGTGAATACTCGGCAACGGCTACGAAAGGAGACGATGTCCTTGTCGTCCGTCCCGGAACGACGCCGGCTCTCGCACTTGGCTTTGCCAACGTGATCATGCAGGAAAATCTGTATGACAGGGAATATGTGCAGCAGTGGACGGACATGCCGATCCTTGTCCGGATGGACACGCTCAAATATCTCAAGGCAGCAGAAGTTTTCGGCGGCGATCCGGCAGTTCTAAAACAGACATTTATCGTAAAGGATGGTGAAAAGGCACCTCCGCCGATCAAGCAGACAGTGCAGAATGTCGTGCCTGAAAAGCTCCGGCTTGAATGGGGCGATTACGTTTTCTGGGATGCTAAGAAAAATGCGGCACAGCCGCTTACACGCGACGATGTCGGCAGGAATTCCAAGGCCGTGGACGCAATGCTCGAAGGCTTCGTCGAGGTAACCCTGGCGGACGGAAGCAAGGTCAGGTGTCGTCCAGTCTTCGATCTCGTCAAAGAGTACGCGGCACATTTCACGCCGCAGACGGTCGAGGAACTAACATGGGCCCCGGCTGCCGCCGTTCAGAAACTGGCCCGGCATTTTGCCCAAGATCCCGGGACGACGCTTTTTGCCTTGGGGATGGGCCCGAACCAGTTTTTTAACAGCGACAACAAGGATCGCGACGTTTTCCTGCTCGCCTCCCTCACCGGAAATGTCGGCAAGATCGGCGGCAATGTCGGATCCTACGCCGGAAACTACCGCACGGCTCTTTTTAACGGAGCACCGCAATACATCAACGAGGATCCATTCGACATTGAGCTTGACGAGACAAAACCCGCTCGCCCGAAGCAGTATTGGAGGGCAGAATCGGCCCACTACTACAATCACGAGGATCATCCGCTCCGAGTTGGCAACGCGCTTTTGACCGGCAAGACCCATATGCCGTGCCCGACGAAATCACTCTGGTTCGCGAATGCAAATTCGATCCTCGGTAACGTCAAATGGCACTACAACATGGTCGTCAACGCTCTGCCCAAGATCGAATTGATCGCAGTCAACGAGTGGTGGTGGTCGACGTCATGCGAATGGGCGGACGTCGTTTTCGGCGTTGATTCCTGGGCGGAACTTAAACATCCGGACATGACCGCGTCGGTCACAAACCCGTTCCTGCTCGTATTCCCAAAAACTCCGATCCCTCGGATCTTCAATACGATAGGCGATATCGAGGTTTATGCGACGGTCGCGTCGAAACTCGCCGATCTGACTGGGGACAAGCGTTTCAATGACTATTGGAAATTTGTCCGCGAAGATCGCACCGACGTCTATCTGCAGCGGATACTCGACCATTCGACAAATACGAAAGGCTACAAATTCAGTGATCTTCACGAAAAAGCGATAAACGGCGTACCGGCGATCATCAACAGTCGCACAACGCCGAAAAATGTCGGATACGATCAATTGGTCGACGCCACGCCTTGGTACACAAAGAGCGGCAGGCTCGAGTTTTATCGCGAAGAGGACGAGTTCATCGACGCCGGCGAGAATCTGCCCGTTCACCGCGAACCCGTAGATTCGACATTCTACGAACCAAATATAATCATCTCGGCGCCGCACGAAGCGATGCGTCCTAAAACGCCGGAAGACTACGGAGTCAAACGCGACGACCTAAGCTGCGAAACTCGCTGCGGCCGCAACGTCATCTACACTTGGGCAGAAGCCAAACAGACAGCCCATCCTCTGATCAAGGACGATTACAAGTTCATATTCCACACGCCGAAATTCCGCCACGGCTCGCACACCACGCCGATCGACACGGATATGAACGCGATGCTATTCGGCCCGTTCGGCGATATATATCGTCGCGACAAACGCTCACCGTTTGTCACCGAGGGATACGTCGATATCAATCCTTCGGACGCTCAAGAACTCGGTGTCAATGACGGCGATTATGTGTGGATAGACGCCGATCCCGAGGATCGTCCGTTCCGCGGATGGCAAAAGGATAAGAAGAATTATGCATTCGCCCGGCTACTCTGCCGTGCAAGGTATTATCCGGGCACGCCCCGCGGCGTGACGCGTATGTGGTTCAACATGTACGGCGCGACGCCCGGTTCGCAGCAGGGACAGCAAGAGCGTAAGGACGGCCTGGCAAAGAATCCACGGACGAACTATCAGGCTATGTTTCGCTCCGGCTCGCATCAATCGGCAACCCGTGGTTGGCTAAAACCGACCTGGATGACCGATTCGCTGGTTCGCAAAGGTATGTTCGGCCAGGAGATGGGCAAGGGTTTTGCCGCCGACATTCATTGCCCAACGGGGGCTCCGCGTGAGTCGTTTATCAAGATCACCAAGGCCGAACCCGGCGGCATAGGTGACGAACCGCTATGGCGTCCGACCAAGCTTGGCATCCGGCCTAGAAATGAATCGGATGCAATGAAGCGTTACATCGCCGGAGATTTTATCGGCAAGAAATAG
- a CDS encoding dehydrogenase has protein sequence MARVNNWQLGREMSYWYPESRPQKQFAAVFDTNKCIACQTCTLACKTTWTSGKGQEYMLWNNVESKPYGSYPLAWDLNLLSLLDGQNWGEENGQSVYKGSTIFESAPAGERVLGWRPEDEDYAYPNVGEDDCAGGIEHGASIEIPHAMAWFYYLARICNHCTYPGCLASCPRGSIYKRPEDGIVLVDQNRCRGYQECVRGCPYKKVFFNPMTSTSEKCIACYPKIEQGLSPQCFANCIGKIRVAGFINTPDKAEADNPIDYLVHIKKVALPLFPQFGLEPNVYYIPPIHVPTAFTRQMFGPGTDKAVEIYRNAPNDPDLTSLLGLFGSTEAIMRKWKRVGDKAIGMDENGKELVNVPFKEPVHIRPAYDKLYQITRTNCP, from the coding sequence ATGGCACGCGTAAATAACTGGCAGCTCGGACGAGAAATGTCCTATTGGTATCCGGAAAGCAGGCCGCAGAAGCAATTTGCCGCCGTTTTCGATACGAATAAATGTATCGCGTGCCAAACCTGCACGCTGGCGTGCAAAACGACGTGGACTTCGGGCAAGGGGCAGGAGTATATGCTCTGGAACAACGTCGAAAGCAAGCCTTACGGTTCCTATCCGCTTGCTTGGGACCTTAATCTCCTGAGTTTGCTCGATGGGCAAAATTGGGGTGAGGAAAATGGTCAATCTGTTTATAAAGGAAGCACCATTTTTGAGTCAGCACCTGCCGGCGAACGCGTTCTCGGTTGGCGGCCGGAGGATGAGGACTACGCCTATCCGAACGTTGGCGAAGACGACTGTGCCGGTGGCATCGAGCACGGCGCCAGCATCGAGATCCCACACGCAATGGCGTGGTTCTACTATCTCGCCCGTATCTGTAATCACTGCACTTATCCGGGATGCTTGGCATCGTGCCCTCGAGGTTCGATCTACAAGCGGCCCGAGGACGGCATCGTTCTTGTCGATCAAAACCGCTGCCGCGGCTATCAGGAATGTGTTCGCGGCTGTCCGTATAAGAAGGTGTTTTTCAACCCGATGACGTCGACATCGGAAAAATGCATCGCCTGTTATCCCAAGATCGAACAAGGGCTGTCACCACAGTGTTTCGCCAACTGCATTGGAAAGATCCGTGTTGCCGGATTTATCAATACGCCAGACAAGGCCGAGGCTGATAACCCGATCGATTATTTGGTTCATATCAAGAAAGTTGCCTTGCCGCTCTTCCCTCAGTTCGGTCTTGAACCAAACGTTTACTATATTCCGCCGATCCATGTTCCAACGGCGTTTACCCGTCAGATGTTCGGCCCGGGTACAGATAAGGCCGTCGAGATCTACCGAAACGCACCGAACGATCCGGACCTGACCAGTTTATTAGGCCTGTTCGGCTCGACCGAGGCGATAATGCGCAAATGGAAACGTGTCGGCGATAAGGCTATCGGGATGGATGAGAATGGAAAAGAGCTGGTCAATGTACCGTTCAAGGAACCGGTCCACATTCGACCGGCCTACGACAAGCTATATCAGATCACGCGCACCAATTGTCCGTGA
- a CDS encoding hemerythrin domain-containing protein, which translates to MAVISDLMKVHKVIDELFFEHQRALLHFDFEKALRILIAYESTLLNHMADEESILLPVYEERADFPAAGSPKLFYDDHAKMRSYIELFKQKTSEMPAESELDRVLLQLLDREAFYLRLCSHHDRREADFLYPMLDGLLSDKEKHEMLDRVRLRGGKH; encoded by the coding sequence ATGGCGGTGATTAGTGATCTAATGAAGGTTCACAAGGTGATCGACGAATTATTCTTCGAACACCAGCGGGCACTGCTTCATTTTGATTTTGAAAAGGCTCTCCGCATTCTCATTGCCTACGAGTCCACGCTTCTTAATCATATGGCGGACGAAGAAAGCATTTTGCTGCCGGTTTATGAAGAGCGGGCTGACTTCCCTGCAGCTGGGTCTCCGAAACTCTTCTATGACGATCACGCCAAGATGCGTTCGTACATTGAGCTATTCAAACAAAAGACAAGCGAAATGCCGGCCGAATCTGAGCTGGACCGCGTACTGCTTCAGCTTTTGGATCGCGAAGCGTTTTACCTTCGCCTTTGCAGCCATCACGACCGGCGTGAGGCCGATTTTCTTTATCCAATGCTTGACGGACTGCTATCCGATAAAGAGAAGCATGAAATGCTTGACCGCGTAAGACTTCGCGGAGGAAAGCACTAA